The Gloeomargarita lithophora Alchichica-D10 genomic sequence ATGGATTGAGGATGAATCTCCCACCGAGGATATTCAGTCCCTGGCGACGGAGGTTAAAGAACTGCTCCAGAATGTGGTGCAGTTATCCGCCAAACTTACCGAACAGGAAATGGATTTACCCGAAAAATATCCCACCCTGCCTCGGGAGTTTTCCTACTGGGTGGCCAGCAATTTTCAAGGGGCACCCCTAGAACAACAAGCATTATTAGAAATGCAAGATACGGCGGGTCGTCTGCGGCGAGAATCGGAAATTTTAGCTTCTACACGCAACCATTTGGCCGCCCGTACCGCCCTCAAGGATGTCTTCAAAGACCAAGCGGAACCCAATCTTTGAGTGCGGTTTCTCCCGCTGTGGCGGTTGCAGGGGTTTGCTAACCTGATTGCAAATTGATATTAAATGGCTACTTCTAACAATAGGTCGCCGGGGCATCACCCCCATCCCTGGTTCTCCAGAATATCGGCATTCCAGCGAGATGACTTTCTGCTGGTTCCAATAAATAGAAGTGTCCTTTTGCCCCAGCTTGTGTTAGCTTTTTCCCGAAAACCTTTCAGTTGAATTGACCATCAGTTTTGACTGAGATAAATTTACAATAAAGCCAACGATGAGAAAACTCAGATGGATTTAGCACTTTTAGAGGCGGAACGCAGCCAACTCCACTACGGGATACAGTTCCCCGCCGCTGTCGCCGTTGCCCTGGCGGCACCCCAAGCTGATTACCGCCACACTGCCCTACGATGGTCAGCCGCCACCCAAAGTATTATAAGTACAGATATTCCCGCTGATACCCCCTTCACCCTGGCGTTAGAACCCCTAGAACTCACCCTGAACCTGCGGGATGGGGCGGGAACCGTACTCACTTCTCTGTTCTTGGTGGGGCAAACGCTGGCGACGGGCTTAGCCTGGTTGCAAACCGCCGTGACTGATTTGGGAGCCGACGGGTCAAAAATTAGCTGGATTGCCTATCCCCCGGATGACTTTCCGGATCATCCCCTGGCGCACGGGGCGGCGTTTGCGACGGGGCAACCGGAGTTCAGACAGTTATTGATAGACCACTACGCCCTCACCCACCAGCAATTAACCACCCTCGCCCAGACCTACCCCCAAGCCCCTAGCCCGGTGATTTGGCCGCACCATTTTGACCTGGCGACCCTGATTCCCCTGGGTGCAGGTACGGGGGAAGCCAATCCTGCGATTGGGGTGGGTTTGTCCCCCGGCGATGGGAGCTACGGGGAACCCTATTGGTATGTCAGTCCTTGGCCGTACCCCCAGGGGGAATTACCCGCTATATCGGCACCGGCGACCTGGCATACCCAGGGCTGGGTGGGGGCGGTTTTACGCCGGAGTCACTTAGCCAGGGACAATCACTCAGCAATGGTGGAGGCATTTATTCAGGAAGCGGTGGCGGTTTGTCGGGGTTTGGTGTGAGCAATTTTGGTCTGAGCAATAAGGATTAGCTTGTAGCTTGCAGGACACCTCTAAAAATAGGTCGCACCGCCCCCATCACTGGTTCTCGGTAATACCTGCATTTCAGTGAGATAGTTTTCTGCTGGCTCGTATAAATAGAGATGCCCTAAATACCGGCTTCAGTACAGTTCTAAACAATGGAAATTAGGGTTGTGCAAAAGTTCCTCAATTGCAGATGATCCAAAGCGGAGTAAAGCTTCAACTTGGTGGGTTGGTGCATTACCACAGCGTAGCCATATAACTTTGGGTGGAGAGGCATATAAACGACTTCTCTCAGCAAAGTCCGCATCTTGAGTCACGATGCAGAAATCATTAGTCTTGGCAAACTCCCATATCTCAGTATCAGTCTTCTCTTCCAAGGCGTGCAATTGGACATGACTGGAAGTTGGGTAAAGGTCAGCTAATCGGGTTACCAGTTTACGACTCAAATTTTGATCAAAAAGCAACCTCAAGCAACACCTGCCGAAACCGTTAAACGATGTTCCCGATCAGCCGCAAATTCTAGACAAGCCCTAATATCCTGTTCCGTCAATTCAGGAAAATCTTCCACGATTTCAGCAGGGGACATACCAGCAGCCAGCCAGCCCAAAACATCGTACACAGTGATTCGCATGCGTCGGATACAGGGTTTGCCCCCTCGTTTGTCCGGTTCAAGGGTAATAATATCGTGATAGGCCATGATTGAAGGGCTGTAAAGTATCTTTTTATGCCCAGAGCCGCCCAACAAGAGCTTGCAACGGACGAACTGAACACTCAAATTATAACTCGCCTATTCCTGCCATTCATTATTATAAAAAACAAAATCAGGGGCGGGGGTTAGCGTATTTAGCAGAAGTGAAACAGGGGCTTAATCTACTTAAAATTTACCCACTGGCCGGTGTCGTCGGGCAAAGTGTTTTTAGGCTGGGCGGAAAACCCCCAGGGAGATTCCCCGCCCGCTGACCTAGACCACCGCCAACTGTCGTTGGAACAACTGGGCGAGCTTGCGGGGCTGACGGGCACGCCAATTCCCCTTGCCATACACATAACCCGCCACCAGGGGCAGAGCCAGGGTCGCTTCCGCAAACACCATTTGTTCTGTGGCCATATTCACCTTGCCCCAGGAGTGGGCTTCCCGCAGGGTCGAGCCGGAGAGTGCCCCATCCCGCTCATCCGCCACCGTGATTTGAATGGCGTAGCGGTGCATGGTGGCTTCAAACCCCAACAATTCCGCCGCCACCACCGTATCCTGAGCAAAGTTTTTCGGCACACCGCCGCCGATCATCACCAACCCCGTGTAAGGACTCGCCAGCTTGCACTGGGTCAACTCCCGAAAATCCCGCACCGAGTCAATCGTCACATGGCTGTCCGGCGCATACCACTGGTGATAAACCAACCCAAACCCCGCCGAGCAGTCGCTAAACGCCGGGACAAAAATCGGCACCTGATGCCGGTAGGCCGCCAGCACCACCGATTGGTCATCCTTGCCATACCGTTCCAGATACGCCCCCATGTGTTGGATAAACTCCCGGGACGAGTAGGGACGGGGGGCCAACGTACCGGCAAGCTCAGCAATCACATGGTCGCAGGTACGTAATTCATTTTCATCAATGTAGGTGTCGTAAATCCGGTCAATCTGATGCTGGCGCAGCACCTCATCATCCGCCAAAGGGTCGCCCACATAATGACGAAAACCCAAGGCTTCAAAGAAATCCTGATCCACAATGTTGGCACCCGTGGACACAATCGCATCCACCATATTGTGGGTGACCAAATCCAGCACCACCTTCTTCAAACCGGCACTAAACAGGGAACCAGCCAAACACAAAATGATGCTACATTCCTGATCCTGAATCATCTGGTCATAAATTTGCGCGGCTCGCCCCAAATTACGGGCTTGAAAAGCCGTCTGGGCCATAGATTCCACCAAACCGACCACATCAAACTGCTTGATGTCAATCGCTTCCACCGGTGTGTGCAACAATTCTTGACGCTTCATCACCATACCTCCTAGTCCAAAAGGAAGAACATTATCAAACTGCTAACCAACACCCTCCACGGGAAGGGTTAGCAGGGACTAGGCCCCTCACAACGGTCATGCCAAAACAGGCCGGGGTCAGACTCCCGACGCTTTTCCAACTTGGTTTCCAAATACCAGAGTCTGGTCAGCCACCACGCATTGGGCATGAGATTTAGATTAGGCACAGGATACGCACGATTAAAACTATAGCAGACTTACCCTGGTAAATAATGGGGGGCGTTCGCAAAAATCCCTCGTTCCCAGAAATGAAATCCCTGATCCCCGTAGCTAACTTGGGTGTTGTGACCGGTTCCCCCTTCTGTTAAAATCAACCCAATAGTAATTTTCACTACAATTATGTCCAGCAATTCAGAACCGGTTGTGGTCATTGGTGTGGCGGGGGACTCCGGATGCGGCAAGTCCACCTTTTTGCGCCGTCTCACGGATTTGTTTGGAGCCGACTGGCTGACGGTGATTTGTCTGGACGATTACCATTGCCTCGACCGCAAACAGCGCAAGGTGGCGGGGGTGACGGCGCTCAATCCCAAGGCCAATAATTTTGATTTAATGTACGAACAAATTAAAGCCTTAAAAGCGGGTAAATCCATTGAAAAACCCATTTATAACCACGAAACGGGGATGATTGACCCGCCGGAACCCATCGTTCCCAGCCGGATTGTGGTCATTGAGGGATTGCATCCTTTTTATGACGAGCGGGTGCGGGAGTTGATTGATTTTGGGGTTTATTTAGACCTAGACGATGCGGTAAAAATTGCCTGGAAAATCCAACGGGACATGGCGGAACGGGGGCATACCTACGAGGATGTGGTGCGTTCGATTGAGTCCCGTCGCCCGGATTTTATGGCCTACATTGACCCGCAGAAGCAATACGCCGATGTGGTGATTCAGATTTTACCCACCCAACTGATTCCCAACGATACGGAGCGGCGGGTACTGCGGGTGCGGCTGGTGCAAAAAGAAGGTCGTCCTGGGTTTAGCCCCGCCTATTTGTTTGATGAGGGTTCGACCATTTCCTGGATTCCCTGCGGGCGGAAACTCACCTGTTCCTACCCAGGGATTCGCCTGTTTTATGGCCCGGATGAGTACTACGGCCATGAGGTTTCGGTGCTAGAAGTGGATGGGCAATTTGAGCAATTGGAAGAACTGATTTACATCGAGCAACATCTGAGTGATACCTCCACCCAATACTACGGGGAGATGACCGAACTACTCCGCAAGCACCCCGAATATCCCGGTTCCAACAATGGCACGGGTTTATTTCAGGTGTTGGTGGGTCTGAAGATGCGGGCGGCCTATCACCAACTGGTCAGCAAGGAAATCCCAATTC encodes the following:
- a CDS encoding phosphoribulokinase; translation: MSSNSEPVVVIGVAGDSGCGKSTFLRRLTDLFGADWLTVICLDDYHCLDRKQRKVAGVTALNPKANNFDLMYEQIKALKAGKSIEKPIYNHETGMIDPPEPIVPSRIVVIEGLHPFYDERVRELIDFGVYLDLDDAVKIAWKIQRDMAERGHTYEDVVRSIESRRPDFMAYIDPQKQYADVVIQILPTQLIPNDTERRVLRVRLVQKEGRPGFSPAYLFDEGSTISWIPCGRKLTCSYPGIRLFYGPDEYYGHEVSVLEVDGQFEQLEELIYIEQHLSDTSTQYYGEMTELLRKHPEYPGSNNGTGLFQVLVGLKMRAAYHQLVSKEIPIPAAV
- a CDS encoding DUF433 domain-containing protein, which produces MAYHDIITLEPDKRGGKPCIRRMRITVYDVLGWLAAGMSPAEIVEDFPELTEQDIRACLEFAADREHRLTVSAGVA
- a CDS encoding DUF5615 family PIN-like protein, producing the protein MRLLFDQNLSRKLVTRLADLYPTSSHVQLHALEEKTDTEIWEFAKTNDFCIVTQDADFAERSRLYASPPKVIWLRCGNAPTHQVEALLRFGSSAIEELLHNPNFHCLELY
- a CDS encoding LON peptidase substrate-binding domain-containing protein, with the translated sequence MSSLRELPVFPLPEVVLFPGSPLPLHIFEYRYRMMMASVLETDKRFGVLMWNPQEGRPAAVGCCAEILRHERLPDGRMMILTLGQQRFQVLNYVREKPFRVALVEWIEDESPTEDIQSLATEVKELLQNVVQLSAKLTEQEMDLPEKYPTLPREFSYWVASNFQGAPLEQQALLEMQDTAGRLRRESEILASTRNHLAARTALKDVFKDQAEPNL
- a CDS encoding 1,9-bis(guanidino)-5-aza-nonane synthase, with product MKRQELLHTPVEAIDIKQFDVVGLVESMAQTAFQARNLGRAAQIYDQMIQDQECSIILCLAGSLFSAGLKKVVLDLVTHNMVDAIVSTGANIVDQDFFEALGFRHYVGDPLADDEVLRQHQIDRIYDTYIDENELRTCDHVIAELAGTLAPRPYSSREFIQHMGAYLERYGKDDQSVVLAAYRHQVPIFVPAFSDCSAGFGLVYHQWYAPDSHVTIDSVRDFRELTQCKLASPYTGLVMIGGGVPKNFAQDTVVAAELLGFEATMHRYAIQITVADERDGALSGSTLREAHSWGKVNMATEQMVFAEATLALPLVAGYVYGKGNWRARQPRKLAQLFQRQLAVV